From a single Brassica oleracea var. oleracea cultivar TO1000 chromosome C5, BOL, whole genome shotgun sequence genomic region:
- the LOC106344313 gene encoding AT-hook motif nuclear-localized protein 27 produces MEGGYEQGGGASRYFHNLFRPEIHHQQLQQQGGINLFDQHHQQQQQQQQQQQPSDDSRESDHSNKDHHQPGLPDSDPATSSSAPGKRPRGRPPGSKNKAKPPIIVTRDSPNALRSHVLEVSPGADIVECVSTYARRRGRGVSVLGGNGTVSTVPLRQPVTPGNSGGGAGGGGVVTLHGRFEILSLTGTVLPPPAPPGAGGLSIFLSGGQGQVVGGSVVAPLVASAPVILMAASFSNAVFERLPIEEEEEGGGGGEEGPPQMQQAPSPSPRSGVTGQGQIGGNVGGYGFSSDPHLLGWGAGTPSRPPFN; encoded by the coding sequence ATGGAAGGCGGTTACGAGCAAGGCGGTGGAGCTTCTAGGTACTTCCATAACCTCTTCAGACCAGAGATTCACCACCAGCAGCTTCAACAACAAGGCGGGATCAATCTTTTTGACCAGCATCATCAACAGCAACAACAACAGCAGCAACAACAACAACCGTCGGATGATTCAAGAGAATCTGATCACTCAAACAAGGATCATCATCAACCGGGTCTACCCGATTCAGACCCGGCTACATCAAGCTCAGCACCTGGGAAACGTCCACGTGGACGTCCACCGGGATCTAAGAACAAAGCTAAGCCACCGATCATAGTCACGCGCGATAGCCCCAATGCGCTTAGATCTCACGTCCTTGAAGTATCTCCTGGAGCTGACATAGTTGAGTGTGTGTCCACTTACGCTAGGCGGAGAGGGAGAGGGGTCTCCGTTTTAGGAGGAAACGGCACCGTTTCTACCGTCCCTCTTCGTCAGCCAGTCACTCCCGGAAATAGCGGTGGTGGAGCCGGAGGAGGAGGAGTTGTGACTTTACATGGAAGGTTTGAGATTCTTTCGCTAACGGGAACCGTTTTGCCACCACCCGCACCGCCAGGTGCTGGTGGTTTGTCAATATTTCTATCCGGTGGGCAAGGTCAGGTGGTTGGGGGAAGCGTTGTGGCTCCGCTTGTTGCATCAGCTCCGGTTATACTAATGGCTGCTTCCTTCTCAAATGCGGTTTTCGAGAGATTGCCTATTGAAGAGGAGGAAGAAGGAGGTGGTGGAGGAGAAGAAGGACCACCGCAGATGCAACAAGCTCCATCACCATCTCCGCGGTCGGGGGTGACCGGCCAGGGACAGATAGGAGGTAATGTGGGTGGTTATGGGTTTTCCAGTGATCCTCATTTGCTAGGATGGGGAGCTGGTACGCCTTCAAGACCACCTTTTAATTAA
- the LOC106343731 gene encoding AT-rich interactive domain-containing protein 6 — protein MADKEMQLQDVPCEADGILKGEPSEPGKDQNPSELIPDNEDGDGQADDDVLKGEPSEPEKDQNLPLQDNQDVDAQANGREKTQVRFLSPDPRDDENPKKRKTWLLSDSEAQGDDDDYDDDEAGTPEEQQAFLRELDTFHRENFLDYKPLKFYQKPLNTLKLWRAVIKLGGHEVVTTSKLWRQVGESFNPPKTCTTISYTFRNFYEKALLEYEKHLRKNGDLNLPGPTLNMSSSLDKEVMSHQGSGSGRARRDSAARAMQGWQAHRLEDSGEDMGLNSTPKHKKLKSIGLPKPRTPNCTDLVASQEAEKQSVGDVIDDGPLADWVKITVKETKESFEVFALVPGLLRNEIRIQSDPAGRLIITGEPEQLDNPWGITPFKKIVVLPARIDPLHTNAIMSMHGRLFIRAQYEK, from the exons ATGGCGGATAAGGAAATGCAATTGCAAGATGTGCCTTGTGAGGCTGATGGTATCCTCAAGGGTGAACCTTCTGAGCCAGGGAAGGATCAAAACCCAAGCGAGCTCATTCCTGACAACGAAGATGGTGATGGCCAGGCTGATGATGATGTCCTCAAGGGTGAACCTTCTGAGCCAGAGAAGGATCAAAACCTTCCTCTCCAGGATAACCAAGATGTTGATGCTCAGGCTAATGGCCGTGAGAAGACTCAGGTGCGGTTTTTGAGTCCCGATCCTAGAGATGATGAGAATCCCAAAAAGCGCAAGACTTGGTTGCTCAGTGACTCTGAG GCACAGGGAGATGATGATGATTATGATGATGATGAAGCAGGGACGCCAGAAGAACAGCAGGCGTTTCTAAGGGAATTGGACACCTTTCACAGAGAGAATTTCCTTGACTACAAGCCTCTTAAGTTTTATCAGAAGCCTTTGAACACTCTCAA GCTATGGCGAGCAGTCATTAAGCTAGGTGGCCATGAAGTG GTCACCACATCTAAGCTCTGGCGGCAAGTTGGAGAATCCTTCAATCCTCCAAA GACCTGCACAACAATCTCCTACACATTCCGCAATTTCTATGAGAAG GCACTTTTGGAGTACGAAAAGCATTTAAGGAAAAATGGTGACCTTAACCTTCCTGGTCCAACACTCAATATGTCTTCAAGCCTCGATAAAGAG GTCATGAGCCATCAAGGTTCGGGATCAGGCAGGGCACGGAGAGATTCTGCAGCTCGTGCTATGCAAGGTTGGCAGGCACATCGCCTTGAAGATTCTGGAGAG GATATGGGCTTAAACTCAACCCCAAAACACAAGAAACTCAAGAGCATTG GTCTGCCGAAACCCAGAACACCAAATTGCACGGACCTTGTTGCTTCACAAGAAGCAGAAAAACA GTCGGTTGGTGACGTTATTGATGATGGACCTCTTGCTGACTGGGTGAAGATAACTGTCAAAGAAACG AAAGAATCCTTTGAGGTGTTTGCCTTGGTACCTGGACTTCTCCGCAATGAG ATTCGAATTCAGTCAGATCCTGCAGGAAGGCTGATTATAACAGGCGAGCCTGAGCAGCTTGACAATCCTTGGGGCATTACACCATTCAAAAAG ATTGTTGTCTTACCAGCAAGAATCGATCCGCTTCATACAAATGCGATCATGAGCATGCATGGTCGGTTGTTCATACGAGCTCAATATGAGAAGTGA
- the LOC106294578 gene encoding DEAD-box ATP-dependent RNA helicase 42 encodes MEVVKSKYRDEDLEVEEEEDDLKSSRRDRDRSKERKKERSSDKRREKDRRKRRSERVKSSDDSEDEYDRGDDDDEERERRKEKERRRRDKERGKRRSERRKSSDSEDEDEEDGGRDKRRVKDKERGHREHRDKDRKRDREREDRKEKERERDREKDRVRREREREEREKERLKDRERREREREDGERDRREREKERSRRNRERGRSREDGHEESDDDVKRELKRRRRESGERKEKEREKSVGRSSRHGDDNGDSPRRKSVEEDDEKKEKKTREEELEEEQKKLDEEVEKRRRRVQEWQELKRKKEEAESESKGDTDDKELKAGKAWTLDGESDDEEGHPEENPETEMDVDGETKPENGADAKMVEAENEVAVTVSEVGGDGAADEEEIDPLDAFMNAMVLPEVEKLSSSTPPAIEDSILVTKNNGKKSDHQPKKGFNKSLGRIMQGEDSDSDYSEPKDDDDPSLEEDDEEFMKRVKKTKAEKLALVDHSKIEYEPFRKNFYIEVKEISRMTQEEVNAYRKEFELKVHGKDVPRPIKSWHQTGLTSKILDTMNKLKYEKPMPIQTQALPIIMSGRDCIGVAKTGSGKTLGFVLPMLRHIKDQPPVEAGEGPIGLVMAPTRELVQQIHSDIKKFSKALGIRCVPVYGGSGVAQQISELKRGTEIVVCTPGRMIDILCTSSGKITNLRRVTFLVMDEADRMFDMGFEPQITRIIQNIRPDRQTVLFSATFPRQVETLARKVLNKPIEIQVGGRSVVNKDITQLVEVRPESERFLRLLELLGEWYEKGKILVFVQSQEKCDALLKDLFKRSYPCLSLHGGKEQSDRESTISDFKSNVCNILIATSVAARGLDVKDLELVVNYDAPNHYEDYVHRVGRTGRAGRKGCAVTFISEDDAKYAPDLVKALELSEQPIPDDLKAIADGFMVKVRQGTEQAHGTGYGGSGFKFNEEEEEVRKAAKKAQAKEYGFEEDKSDSEDENDVVRKAGTVGGDTSQHQAALAHIAAIAAAAKANAAAMNPPVTTNQLLPNGGGLTSLPGTLPVTIPVLPNDGAGRAAAMVAAINLQHNLAKIQADAMPEHYEAELEINDFPQNARWKVTHKETLGPISDWTGAAITTRGQFYPPGRIPGPGERKLYLFIEGPTEKSVKTAKVELKRVLEDITNQAMSLPGGSQAGKYSVI; translated from the coding sequence ATGGAGGTCGTTAAATCCAAGTATAGGGACGAGGATTTGGAGGTGGAAGAGGAGGAGGATGATTTGAAGAGCAGCCGGAGGGACCGTGATCGGAGTAAGGAGAGGAAGAAGGAGAGGAGTTCTGATAAGCGCCGGGAGAAGGATAGACGGAAGAGGCGGTCTGAGAGAGTTAAGAGTAGTGATGATTCTGAAGATGAGTACGATAGAGGGGATGATGATGATGAAGAGAGGGAGAGGCGTAAAGAAAAGGAGAGGAGGCGGAGGGATAAAGAGAGGGGGAAGAGACGGTCTGAGAGAAGGAAGAGTAGTGATTCTGAAGATGAGGATGAAGAAGATGGCGGGAGAGATAAACGCCGAGTGAAGGACAAGGAGAGAGGGCACAGAGAACATAGGGACAAAGATCGGAAAAGGGATAGAGAGAGGGAAGACAGGAAGGAGAAAGAAAGAGAACGAGATAGGGAGAAGGATAGAGTTAGGAGAGAACGGGAACGAGAGGAGCGTGAGAAGGAGAGACTGAAAGACAGAGAGAGGCGGGAGCGTGAACGGGAAGATGGAGAGAGGGATAGGAGGGAACGTGAGAAAGAAAGGAGTAGGAGGAACCGGGAAAGGGGGAGGTCAAGGGAGGATGGACATGAAGAGAGTGATGATGATGTCAAGCGTGAACTGAAACGTAGAAGAAGAGAGAGTGGAGAACGGAAGGAGAAGGAGCGTGAGAAGAGTGTTGGTAGATCTAGCAGGCATGGAGATGACAATGGAGATAGTCCAAGGAGAAAGAGTGTCGAGGAGGATGATGAAAAGAAAGAGAAGAAAACGAGGGAAGAAGAACTAGAGGAGGAGCAGAAGAAGTTGGATGAGGAGGTTGAGAAACGAAGGAGAAGAGTTCAGGAGTGGCAAGAGTTGAAGAGGAAAAAAGAGGAAGCTGAAAGTGAAAGTAAGGGTGATACGGATGATAAAGAGCTAAAGGCCGGCAAGGCTTGGACTCTTGATGGGGAATCTGATGATGAAGAAGGGCATCCGGAGGAAAACCCAGAAACAGAGATGGATGTTGATGGAGAAACTAAACCCGAAAATGGTGCAGATGCCAAGATGGTAGAAGCGGAGAACGAGGTGGCTGTTACTGTCTCTGAAGTTGGAGGTGATGGGGCTGCAGATGAAGAGGAAATTGATCCTTTAGATGCTTTTATGAATGCGATGGTATTACCTGAGGTTGAGAAGCTTAGCAGCAGTACTCCTCCAGCAATTGAAGATAGTATTTTGGTAACTAAGAATAATGGGAAGAAAAGTGATCACCAGCCGAAGAAAGGTTTTAACAAATCCCTTGGTAGGATAATGCAAGGTGAAGATTCTGATTCGGATTATTCAGAACCGAAGGATGATGATGATCCAAGTTTAGAAGAAGATGATGAGGAGTTCATGAAGAGAGTAAAGAAGACAAAAGCAGAAAAATTGGCTCTTGTTGACCACTCAAAAATAGAGTATGAACCTTTCCGGAAGAACTTCTATATTGAAGTGAAGGAGATCTCAAGGATGACACAAGAAGAAGTTAACGCTTACAGAAAGGAATTTGAGCTGAAAGTCCATGGAAAGGATGTACCGAGACCCATAAAATCTTGGCACCAGACTGGACTAACCAGCAAAATTTTGGATACCATGAACAAGCTCAAGTATGAAAAGCCAATGCCTATCCAAACGCAAGCACTGCCAATCATCATGAGCGGTCGAGATTGCATTGGAGTTGCAAAAACCGGATCAGGTAAAACGCTAGGTTTTGTTTTGCCTATGTTGAGGCATATCAAGGATCAGCCTCCCGTTGAAGCTGGCGAGGGGCCAATTGGGCTTGTAATGGCACCTACTAGGGAGCTTGTTCAGCAGATTCACAGCGATATCAAAAAGTTTTCAAAGGCATTGGGTATAAGATGTGTTCCTGTGTATGGAGGATCAGGAGTTGCGCAGCAAATTAGTGAGCTAAAGCGAGGGACAGAGATTGTTGTGTGCACTCCTGGAAGGATGATTGACATTCTTTGCACAAGCAGTGGGAAAATCACCAATCTGCGGAGAGTCACATTTTTGGTAATGGATGAAGCTGATCGTATGTTTGACATGGGTTTTGAGCCTCAAATTACTCGTATTATTCAAAATATTCGACCTGATCGGCAGACTGTGCTCTTTTCTGCCACTTTTCCACGTCAAGTTGAAACATTGGCACGTAAAGTCTTGAACAAGCCTATTGAGATACAGGTTGGTGGAAGGAGTGTTGTGAATAAGGATATAACACAGTTAGTTGAAGTCAGACCGGAGAGTGAGAGGTTCTTAAGACTGCTGGAACTTCTTGGAGAATGGTATGAGAAAGGAAAGATATTGGTTTTTGTGCAGTCGCAGGAAAAATGTGATGCCTTGTTGAAGGATTTGTTTAAAAGGAGTTATCCATGTCTATCTCTTCACGGTGGTAAAGAGCAGTCTGATCGTGAATCAACAATATCTGATTTTAAGAGCAATGTGTGCAATATATTGATTGCCACAAGTGTTGCAGCTAGGGGTCTAGATGTGAAAGACCTTGAGTTGGTTGTAAACTATGATGCTCCGAACCACTATGAAGATTATGTGCATCGCGTTGGCAGGACAGGAAGGGCAGGGCGGAAAGGCTGTGCCGTGACATTTATCTCTGAAGATGATGCAAAATATGCACCGGATTTAGTAAAGGCCCTGGAACTTTCTGAGCAGCCAATCCCCGATGATCTGAAAGCAATCGCTGACGGTTTCATGGTAAAGGTTAGACAGGGTACTGAGCAAGCTCATGGAACTGGCTATGGAGGTAGTGGCTTTAAATTCAACGAAGAGGAGGAAGAAGTTAGGAAAGCAGCAAAGAAAGCACAAGCGAAGGAGTATGGGTTTGAGGAAGATAAGTCTGACTCAGAAGATGAGAATGATGTTGTAAGAAAGGCAGGTACTGTTGGTGGTGATACCTCACAACACCAGGCTGCTCTTGCTCATATAGCCGCCATTGCTGCTGCTGCTAAAGCTAATGCTGCTGCAATGAATCCTCCTGTGACTACAAACCAGTTGCTGCCGAATGGTGGTGGGCTTACCTCTCTGCCAGGTACCCTTCCGGTTACTATCCCTGTCCTTCCTAATGATGGGGCAGGCCGTGCTGCAGCCATGGTTGCTGCCATTAACCTGCAACATAACCTGGCAAAGATTCAAGCTGATGCAATGCCTGAACACTATGAAGCAGAACTGGAGATCAATGATTTCCCGCAAAACGCTCGTTGGAAGGTCACCCACAAAGAAACATTGGGTCCAATATCGGACTGGACTGGAGCCGCAATTACCACTAGAGGTCAGTTTTATCCTCCTGGACGTATCCCTGGACCTGGGGAACGCAAGCTCTACTTGTTCATCGAAGGGCCTACCGAAAAATCCGTGAAGACGGCGAAAGTTGAACTCAAGCGTGTTCTTGAAGACATTACTAATCAGGCTATGTCACTTCCTGGAGGATCGCAAGCTGGAAAGTACTCCGTCATATAA
- the LOC106293889 gene encoding uncharacterized transporter YBR287W: MKLLDLFITSSIPVGKILVITGIGFYLAIDRVNILNQDARKQLNNIVFYVFSPSLVASSLAETITYESLVKMWFMPLNVVLTFIIGSFLGWLVIKITKPPSHLRGIIVGCCAAGNLGNMPLIIIPAICNEKGSPFGDPETCEKYGLGYVALSMAIGSICIWTYVYNLMRVLARESPIIIGTSSTVPLIPTKVIQVEEQFGTWSKIKQRVCSATENINLGTIFAPSTIAALIALGVGLIPTLRKLLIGNTAPLRVIEDSVSLLGEGTIPLLTLIIGGNLLKGLRGSGMHKSVILGVVVVRYVLLPIIGVLIVQGAHQLGLITSEPLYQFVLLLQYVVPPAMNLGTITQLFGSGESECSVILFWSYALASVSLTLWPTFFMWLVA; encoded by the exons ATGAAGCTTTTGGATCTGTTCATAACGTCGTCGATACCAGTCGGAAAGATTCTTGTGATAACAGGAATCGGCTTTTACTTGGCTATTGATCGTGTTAACATTCTGAATCAAGATGCTAGAAAACAGCTCAACAAC ATAGTTTTCTATGTGTTTAGTCCTTCACTCGTTGCAAGCAGTCTAGCTGAAACTATTACTTATGAAAGCTTGGTGAAAAT GTGGTTCATGCCACTCAACGTTGTGCTCACATTCATCATTGGCTCGTTTCTTGGTTGGCTTGTTATCAAGATCACTAAACCTCCTTCCCATCTCCGTGGCATCATAGTTGGTTGCTGTGCCGCTG GGAACTTGGGAAACATGCCACTCATCATTATCCCAGCTATATGCAATGAGAAGGGAAGCCCTTTTGGAGATCCTGAGACTTGTGAGAAGTATGGATTAGGTTATGTTGCACTCTCTATGGCG ATTGGATCCATTTGCATATGGACTTATGTATACAATCTTATGAGAGTGCTAGCTAGGGAAAGTCCAATAATCATCGGCACCTCCTCTACAGTGCCACTGATTCCTACCAAAGTCATTCAAGTTGAGGAGCAG TTTGGAACATGGAGCAAGATCAAGCAAAGAGTATGTTCTGCAACAGAGAATATCAATCTAGGAACAATCTTTGCTCCTTCCACTATTGCAGCG CTTATCGCGCTTGGGGTTGGGCTTATTCCTACACTAAGGAAGCTACTAATCGGCAACACAGCTCCACTCAGAGTGATTGAAGACTCAGTATCTCTATTAGG GGAAGGGACTATTCCTCTTCTGACTTTGATTATAGGAGGAAACCTTCTCAAAG GTCTGAGGGGATCAGGAATGCACAAGTCAGTCATATTAGGCGTGGTGGTTGTGCGTTACGTGTTGCTGCCAATAATAGGTGTTTTAATAGTGCAAGGAGCTCATCAATTGGGTTTGATTACATCAGAACCGCTCTACCAGTTTGTTCTTCTGCTTCAGTATGTTGTTCCACCGGCAATGAATCTTG GTACAATCACTCAACTATTTGGGTCAGGAGAAAGTGAATGCTCTGTGATTCTCTTTTGGTCTTACGCTTTGGCTTCTGTTTCTCTCACCCTCTGGCCAACCTTCTTTATGTGGCTTGTTGCCTGA
- the LOC106344492 gene encoding LOW QUALITY PROTEIN: cyclin-dependent kinase B2-2 (The sequence of the model RefSeq protein was modified relative to this genomic sequence to represent the inferred CDS: deleted 1 base in 1 codon), with protein sequence MENTGGRSLMYQLCKSMAFCHGHGVLTQDLKPQNLLMDRNTMTLKIADPWISQTEPFTLPMKKYTHEILTLFYRAPEVLLGATHYSSAVDIWSVGCIFAELVNKHVIFAGDSELLRIFRLLGTPNEPSVAWSEHTQDWHEYPQWKPLSLSTAVPNLDEAGLDLLSKMLVYEPAKRISVKKAMEHPYFDDLPQKSSL encoded by the exons ATGGAGAACACTGGAG GACGG AGTTTGATGTACCAACTATGCAAAAGCATGGCTTTCTGCCATGGCCATGGAGTCTTGACACAG GATCTTAAGCCTCAGAATCTCTTGATGGACCGGAACACAATGACGCTCAAAATAGCTGATCCTTGGATTAGCCAGACAGAGCCTTTCACCCTCCCTATGAAAAAGTATACACATGAG ATACTAACTCTATTCTATAGAGCT CCTGAAGTCCTTCTTGGAGCAACCCATTACTCATCTGCTGTGGATATTTGGTCTGTTGGCTGCATTTTTG CTGAACTAGTGAACAAGCATGTAATCTTTGCTGGAGACTCTGAGCTCCTACGTATTTTCCG GTTGCTGGGAACACCAAACGAACCAAGTGTGGCCTGGAGTGAGCACACTCAAGATTGGCATGAATACCCACAATGGAAACCGTTGAGCCTCTCAACAGCTGTTCCAAACCTAGATGAGGCTGGACTTGATCTCTTATCA AAAATGCTGGTGTACGAGCCAGCTAAACGTATCTCAGTAAAGAAGGCTATGGAGCATCCTTACTTCGACGATCTTCCGCAAAAGTCCTCTCTCTGA